From a single Nostoc sp. MS1 genomic region:
- a CDS encoding PEP-CTERM sorting domain-containing protein: MSILQKLSLVLAGTAVVFMSANPAGAVSLTKGGSAPVAGEGSKSTIPGSLVVDFNSGTATDPNGFVTYSATNGIVQGSQANEYAAPFGDDSKYLTISPAGDSVAGGTGSVTLTFAKAIDYFGFYWGSIDTYNFVDVYSEGTLLKTFSGTDVPGAQATGSWTSDKDNVFVNILAGSGESFDKIVLRSTGRAFETDNHTYRLADVPEPSSMLALLAFGALSTRSLTKRKSKMV; the protein is encoded by the coding sequence ATGTCTATTTTACAAAAACTATCATTAGTCTTAGCTGGAACCGCCGTTGTGTTCATGAGTGCTAACCCTGCTGGTGCTGTTAGCCTCACAAAAGGCGGTAGTGCGCCTGTTGCTGGAGAAGGTTCAAAATCTACGATTCCAGGATCTTTGGTTGTTGACTTTAATTCAGGCACAGCAACCGATCCAAATGGGTTTGTTACTTATTCAGCAACCAACGGAATTGTCCAAGGTAGTCAAGCAAATGAGTATGCTGCACCTTTTGGTGATGATAGTAAATATTTAACGATTTCTCCAGCAGGTGACAGTGTTGCAGGCGGAACTGGTTCTGTAACTCTGACCTTTGCTAAGGCTATTGATTACTTCGGCTTCTATTGGGGGTCAATAGACACATATAATTTTGTCGATGTCTATAGTGAAGGTACTTTACTGAAAACATTTAGCGGTACAGATGTTCCAGGCGCACAAGCTACTGGTAGCTGGACTAGCGACAAAGACAATGTTTTCGTTAACATATTAGCTGGTTCAGGCGAAAGTTTTGACAAGATAGTTTTGAGATCCACTGGTCGTGCATTTGAAACCGATAACCACACCTACCGATTAGCTGATGTTCCTGAACCAAGTTCTATGTTGGCTTTACTAGCCTTCGGTGCTTTGAGTACTAGGTCACTTACTAAGCGCAAATCAAAGATGGTGTAA
- a CDS encoding endonuclease/exonuclease/phosphatase family protein, with the protein MFSRITLIVAIATLCTLGLLSLLSYVAWSWPLEMLTHFRFQYLVLSLIVTSVLLILWKTRHIKSKLLIFTSLLLVGLNLIEILPWYIPHTQQLAGNTSTPIRVLSFNINVQNKQYDNMVDVVLDSQTDVAVLSEVSQDTMTKLNEGLKGTLPYTFRTPGGGMAIFSRFPFLDVKGDNFNKQGNHNLIATLEINKQPVKVIGTHPLVPVKLTNFHSRNRQLAALAKYIQEINQPLILVGDFNLTPWSPYYRRFINKTKLHNTRLGFGILPSWPRPATHVHIPKWQIPLVNIPIDHCLVSQHFNVARIYTGANGNSDHASLITELVLR; encoded by the coding sequence ATGTTTTCTAGAATAACTTTAATTGTGGCGATCGCTACTCTCTGCACTTTAGGCTTACTATCACTATTATCTTACGTAGCTTGGTCTTGGCCGCTAGAGATGTTAACTCATTTCCGCTTTCAGTATTTGGTTTTGTCTTTAATTGTTACCAGTGTTTTATTGATTCTTTGGAAAACCCGCCACATCAAAAGTAAGCTACTTATTTTTACATCTCTATTACTAGTCGGTTTGAATCTAATTGAGATTTTACCTTGGTATATTCCCCATACACAACAATTAGCCGGGAATACATCTACACCAATTCGAGTTTTATCTTTCAATATCAATGTTCAAAATAAACAATACGATAACATGGTGGATGTCGTACTAGATTCTCAAACTGATGTAGCTGTATTGAGTGAAGTTAGTCAAGATACGATGACAAAATTGAATGAGGGTTTAAAAGGTACTTTGCCTTATACTTTTAGGACTCCTGGTGGTGGTATGGCAATTTTTAGCCGCTTTCCATTTTTAGATGTTAAGGGCGATAACTTTAATAAACAAGGAAATCACAATTTAATTGCTACTTTAGAAATAAATAAGCAGCCTGTAAAAGTTATTGGTACACATCCCTTAGTTCCCGTAAAGCTGACAAATTTTCACAGCCGAAATCGTCAATTAGCTGCACTTGCTAAATATATTCAAGAAATAAATCAGCCATTGATTTTAGTTGGTGATTTTAACTTAACTCCTTGGTCGCCTTATTACCGACGTTTTATTAATAAAACTAAGTTACATAACACCCGTTTAGGTTTTGGGATTTTACCAAGTTGGCCTCGTCCTGCTACTCATGTACACATACCAAAATGGCAGATACCGTTAGTAAATATTCCCATTGACCACTGTTTAGTTAGTCAGCATTTCAATGTCGCTAGAATCTACACTGGAGCAAATGGTAATTCTGATCACGCATCGTTAATCACTGAATTAGTTTTGCGTTAA
- a CDS encoding TetR/AcrR family transcriptional regulator: MPKETYVPCLLHLFRQYGYDGATLSKIAEATGLGKASLYHHFPGGKDEMVKTVLEYIEQWLAKNILPALQGEGDALTRLQRMCDRLNELYEGGQQPCMFAILSLGSAREVFHDQVKAVMHSWINAIADVLVEAGINQKLAQQRGEDAAIMVQGALILSQSLDNPSVFQRIIERLPEDLCRDE, encoded by the coding sequence ATGCCTAAAGAAACTTATGTTCCCTGCCTTTTGCATCTATTTCGGCAGTATGGGTATGATGGTGCTACCTTGTCCAAAATTGCGGAAGCTACAGGTTTAGGTAAAGCCAGCCTTTACCATCACTTTCCTGGTGGTAAAGATGAGATGGTAAAGACAGTACTGGAATATATTGAGCAGTGGTTAGCTAAAAATATTTTGCCAGCCCTCCAGGGTGAAGGGGATGCACTGACGCGGTTGCAACGAATGTGCGATCGCCTCAATGAACTATACGAAGGCGGACAGCAACCCTGTATGTTTGCCATTCTGTCCCTTGGTTCAGCGCGTGAAGTGTTTCACGATCAAGTTAAAGCAGTTATGCACTCTTGGATTAATGCGATCGCTGATGTGCTAGTTGAAGCAGGGATAAATCAAAAACTTGCCCAGCAACGGGGGGAAGATGCAGCAATTATGGTTCAGGGAGCATTGATATTATCTCAAAGCTTAGATAATCCATCTGTCTTTCAACGAATAATTGAAAGATTACCCGAAGACCTTTGCCGAGATGAGTGA
- the glpK gene encoding glycerol kinase GlpK, with the protein MQTLGSKTLSSGYILALDLGTTGNRAFIFNAAGKIVAQAYKELTQYYPQPGWLEHDPNQIWQDTYRVMQTAIAHAQISSSEITAIGLTVQRETCLLWDKTTGEPLHKAIVWQDRRTAPLCHELQSQDYAQEIYDRTGLVIDAYFSATKLRWLLDNITGIDLNNVLAGTIDTWILWKLTGGQVHATDHSNASRTMLMNLKTCDWDEQLLDIFQIPAHILPQIQPSLGKFGVTDSTLLGAAIPITAILGDQQAALFGHGCDRPGLMKCTYGTGSFLVAHTGTDIVRSQHQLISTIAWTQANSQQELNVGYALEGSMFTSGACIQWLRDGIKIIKTAAETEAMANQVPDNGGVYFVPAFSGLGAPYWDMNARGAFFGITASVQPQHLVRAVLEAIAYQVLEIVQAINASCNSPMQRLIVDGGACENNFLMQFQADVLGIPVERPTMRDTTVQGAAFAAGLAVGLWDSYSTLVNQRQIDCIFEPGEGSNSARGNFATWQKAVQRTLGWVE; encoded by the coding sequence ATGCAGACATTGGGGAGCAAAACACTATCATCCGGCTATATTCTAGCGTTGGACTTGGGGACAACAGGGAACCGGGCATTTATCTTTAACGCCGCAGGTAAAATAGTAGCTCAAGCATACAAAGAACTAACGCAATATTACCCTCAACCCGGATGGTTAGAGCATGACCCCAATCAAATCTGGCAAGATACTTACCGGGTGATGCAAACAGCGATCGCTCATGCTCAAATCTCTTCTAGTGAAATTACTGCTATCGGTTTAACTGTCCAAAGGGAAACTTGCTTACTCTGGGATAAAACTACAGGCGAACCGTTACATAAAGCCATAGTCTGGCAAGACCGCCGCACCGCGCCTCTGTGCCATGAGTTACAATCACAAGACTACGCTCAAGAAATTTACGATCGCACTGGCCTAGTTATTGATGCTTACTTCTCTGCTACTAAACTCCGGTGGTTACTAGATAACATCACAGGTATTGACTTAAATAATGTCCTTGCAGGTACAATTGATACTTGGATACTGTGGAAATTGACAGGTGGTCAAGTCCACGCCACCGACCATAGTAATGCCAGCCGCACAATGTTAATGAATCTCAAAACCTGCGACTGGGATGAACAACTATTAGATATCTTCCAAATACCTGCCCATATTCTGCCGCAAATTCAACCAAGCTTAGGAAAATTTGGTGTTACCGATAGTACCTTACTTGGCGCGGCTATCCCCATCACAGCTATTCTAGGCGATCAGCAAGCAGCTTTATTTGGTCATGGCTGCGATCGCCCTGGTTTAATGAAATGTACTTACGGCACAGGTAGCTTTTTAGTGGCTCACACTGGTACAGATATAGTCCGTTCCCAGCATCAACTAATATCCACAATCGCTTGGACACAAGCCAATTCACAACAAGAATTAAATGTAGGCTATGCTCTAGAAGGCAGTATGTTTACTAGTGGTGCTTGTATCCAATGGCTGCGTGATGGCATCAAAATAATTAAAACGGCTGCGGAAACCGAGGCGATGGCAAATCAAGTACCCGATAACGGCGGAGTCTACTTTGTCCCAGCTTTTAGTGGACTGGGTGCGCCTTATTGGGATATGAACGCCAGGGGGGCCTTTTTCGGCATTACCGCCAGTGTCCAACCCCAGCATTTAGTTAGGGCGGTACTAGAAGCGATCGCCTATCAAGTGTTAGAAATAGTACAAGCCATCAATGCGTCTTGTAATAGTCCCATGCAGCGTTTGATTGTCGATGGTGGTGCTTGCGAGAATAATTTTCTCATGCAGTTCCAAGCTGATGTATTAGGTATTCCCGTAGAACGTCCCACCATGCGCGACACAACAGTTCAAGGTGCAGCTTTCGCCGCAGGTTTAGCCGTGGGGTTGTGGGATAGTTACTCAACCTTGGTAAACCAACGCCAAATAGACTGCATATTTGAGCCAGGGGAAGGAAGCAACAGTGCTAGAGGTAATTTTGCTACATGGCAAAAAGCCGTGCAACGGACTTTGGGGTGGGTAGAGTAG
- a CDS encoding ArsR/SmtB family transcription factor → MRFLYHPDRKDISLPGVLYALGDPVRLEIVRLLATKGEHCCADFDFAIAKSTMSNHFKILRESGVVMTRKEGTQHINRLRCEDLEVLFPGLLEAVLRSAQPLLTCQQSVVVK, encoded by the coding sequence ATGAGATTCTTATATCATCCAGACCGAAAAGACATTTCGTTACCAGGGGTACTGTACGCCTTGGGTGATCCAGTACGATTGGAGATTGTGCGGCTGTTGGCAACTAAGGGAGAGCATTGTTGTGCTGACTTTGATTTTGCGATCGCCAAATCTACCATGTCTAACCACTTCAAGATTTTACGAGAGTCAGGCGTAGTGATGACTCGTAAAGAAGGGACACAGCACATTAACAGATTGCGGTGCGAAGACTTAGAGGTGCTGTTTCCTGGGTTACTGGAGGCGGTATTGCGATCGGCTCAACCTTTGTTAACTTGTCAACAGTCAGTAGTTGTTAAGTAG
- the trxA gene encoding thioredoxin → MTSIINVTEATFKQEVLDSTVPVLVDFWAPWCGPCRMVAPVVDEVASEYDGQVKVVKLNTDQNPTVASHYGIRSIPTLMVFKEGRQVNTVVGAVSKVTLTKTLAQHIQEQ, encoded by the coding sequence ATGACATCCATTATCAATGTCACAGAAGCAACATTCAAACAAGAAGTGTTGGATAGCACTGTTCCCGTGTTAGTGGACTTTTGGGCCCCTTGGTGCGGCCCTTGTCGGATGGTAGCGCCAGTGGTAGATGAAGTTGCCAGCGAATACGACGGACAAGTCAAAGTGGTGAAACTAAATACAGATCAAAATCCCACCGTTGCCAGTCATTATGGTATCCGTAGCATTCCTACACTGATGGTTTTTAAGGAAGGAAGGCAAGTTAATACAGTCGTTGGGGCTGTTTCTAAGGTTACATTGACTAAAACTTTAGCACAGCATATTCAAGAACAATAG
- a CDS encoding YdcF family protein, which yields MLKNIRRKWLFRILITTISVLVFTISSTAISIYWYGNNSYSNKADAAIVLGAAVWGKEPSPVFRERINHAINLYKNYSINKIIFTGGVGEVNEPAEAVVGQTYAITRRVTAADIFIETQSRTTYQNLKNALEVVETHQELTKFLIVSDPLHLKRAVLMARNLGIDAYPSPTPTTRYRSFQSQMQFLMRETYFYLVYLIFKI from the coding sequence ATGCTTAAAAATATTCGTAGAAAATGGCTATTTCGGATATTAATAACCACCATCTCTGTATTAGTATTTACTATTTCATCTACAGCAATAAGTATCTACTGGTATGGCAATAATAGCTACAGTAATAAAGCAGATGCGGCAATTGTTTTAGGTGCAGCCGTCTGGGGGAAAGAACCCTCACCTGTTTTTCGTGAACGTATTAACCATGCTATTAATTTATATAAAAATTACAGTATAAATAAGATTATTTTTACGGGTGGAGTGGGGGAAGTTAACGAACCTGCTGAGGCTGTTGTCGGTCAAACTTATGCCATAACCAGAAGAGTAACAGCAGCCGATATTTTTATAGAAACTCAATCTCGAACAACTTACCAAAATCTTAAGAATGCGCTAGAAGTGGTAGAAACTCATCAAGAACTAACGAAATTTTTGATTGTGAGTGACCCATTACATTTAAAACGAGCCGTATTAATGGCCAGAAATTTAGGTATAGATGCTTATCCCTCACCCACGCCTACCACTCGCTATCGCAGTTTTCAAAGTCAGATGCAATTTTTAATGCGAGAAACTTATTTTTACCTTGTTTATCTTATATTTAAAATTTAG
- a CDS encoding pentapeptide repeat-containing protein: protein MDAETIKKRYAAGERYFPAANLVRARLIGVYLPGINLWGADLSGANLARAKLWGADLSRANLANANLTRANLSGVKLNEANLRGAKLNFTKLYGADLTGAYYDETTKFSRGFDPVSMNMQKF, encoded by the coding sequence ATGGATGCTGAGACAATCAAAAAACGTTACGCCGCAGGAGAGAGATATTTTCCCGCCGCCAACCTAGTTAGAGCTAGGTTAATTGGAGTTTATTTACCTGGGATAAACTTATGGGGAGCAGACTTGAGCGGTGCTAACCTAGCTAGAGCCAAACTTTGGGGAGCAGACTTAAGTAGAGCCAACTTAGCCAATGCAAATTTGACAAGAGCGAATTTATCAGGTGTGAAGTTGAACGAAGCTAATCTCCGGGGAGCTAAACTTAACTTTACTAAGTTGTACGGAGCAGATTTAACAGGTGCTTATTATGACGAAACCACAAAATTTTCAAGAGGGTTTGATCCTGTAAGTATGAATATGCAGAAGTTTTGA
- a CDS encoding VOC family protein translates to MNQGHETAIAGIYEVCIGVPDPIFAIQYWEQFGYRIGQVGELPQAAAYQLYGVNSALRSIRLYHQNADHGLIRLMVWQNPTNQGLGLTSMKVKGNRWATTLTADIFTILNHAEDAKAAGWAVRYSYPYWEVIYNKERKSRPFVDQAVGVREMLLLQPLTRQVLFQRFGYTLPYYGEINQASAFKTSQFTHIGMIVQDDSKESLKFYEEVLGLLRVRDDVETSYESSPAGRDLFDLKPGEKFIVTAFDDPRSSKSDFMAARSGRLYIIRFPETIQLESRFELSQPGSLGMSLYTYRVRGLETYCDRIKSSSAQKFTSIIENEFREKSFSFVAPDGYFWNLLE, encoded by the coding sequence ATGAATCAGGGACATGAAACAGCAATCGCAGGTATCTATGAAGTCTGTATTGGCGTTCCCGATCCCATTTTTGCGATTCAATATTGGGAGCAATTTGGCTATCGCATTGGTCAAGTAGGTGAATTACCCCAAGCCGCAGCATATCAATTGTATGGGGTAAACTCAGCTTTGCGATCAATTCGTCTCTATCACCAAAATGCAGATCATGGTTTGATTCGGTTGATGGTTTGGCAAAATCCCACAAATCAAGGTTTGGGGTTAACATCAATGAAAGTTAAGGGTAATCGTTGGGCGACTACCTTGACTGCTGATATATTCACTATCCTCAATCATGCCGAAGATGCCAAAGCTGCCGGCTGGGCGGTGAGATATAGTTATCCTTATTGGGAAGTAATTTATAACAAAGAGAGAAAAAGCCGTCCTTTCGTCGATCAAGCTGTGGGAGTGCGGGAGATGCTACTACTACAACCCTTGACTCGACAGGTATTATTTCAAAGGTTTGGCTATACATTACCGTATTACGGGGAGATTAACCAAGCTAGTGCTTTTAAGACAAGCCAGTTTACCCATATTGGCATGATTGTACAGGATGACAGTAAGGAAAGCCTGAAATTCTATGAAGAAGTATTGGGTTTGTTGCGTGTACGTGATGATGTAGAAACTAGCTACGAATCTTCACCAGCCGGACGAGATTTATTTGACCTTAAACCAGGGGAAAAGTTTATCGTTACCGCCTTTGATGACCCCCGTTCATCCAAATCTGACTTCATGGCTGCACGTAGTGGCAGACTCTATATTATCCGCTTTCCTGAGACGATACAGTTAGAGTCCCGCTTTGAACTTTCCCAGCCGGGTAGTTTAGGGATGTCGCTTTACACTTACCGCGTGCGAGGCTTGGAAACATATTGCGATCGCATTAAGTCCAGTTCAGCGCAGAAGTTTACTAGCATTATTGAAAATGAGTTTCGGGAGAAAAGTTTCTCTTTTGTCGCACCTGATGGTTATTTCTGGAATTTGCTGGAGTAG
- a CDS encoding glutathione S-transferase family protein: MIKLYGYELSGNSYKAKLMLSVLGLDYEWVKVDLMAGAHKQPDFLALNPFGQVPLLVDGDIVLADAQAILVYLARQYGGESWLPLEAEAMSRVVRWLSTTAGEVRQGPESVRLYHLFKATSINLERSLQKSEFILTQLNNHLANQEWLELGRPTIADIAVFPYIALAGDGKIDLNPYPNVLTWINRVKNLPGFVGMSGIETPIAA; encoded by the coding sequence ATGATTAAGCTTTATGGTTACGAACTTTCTGGTAATAGCTACAAAGCAAAACTGATGTTGTCGGTGTTGGGTTTAGATTATGAGTGGGTCAAAGTTGATTTGATGGCAGGAGCGCACAAGCAGCCGGACTTTTTAGCATTAAATCCCTTTGGACAAGTACCACTGTTAGTAGATGGCGATATAGTATTGGCAGATGCTCAAGCCATTCTGGTGTATTTAGCCAGGCAGTATGGTGGCGAATCATGGTTGCCGTTAGAAGCAGAAGCCATGAGCCGGGTAGTACGTTGGCTCTCCACAACCGCAGGCGAAGTGCGACAAGGGCCGGAATCTGTACGGTTATACCATTTATTTAAAGCTACTAGCATTAATTTAGAGCGATCGCTGCAAAAATCCGAGTTCATCTTGACCCAATTAAATAATCATTTAGCTAATCAAGAATGGTTAGAGTTAGGTCGTCCAACAATCGCTGATATAGCAGTTTTCCCTTACATTGCCCTAGCTGGTGATGGTAAAATTGACCTCAACCCCTATCCCAACGTACTGACCTGGATTAATCGCGTCAAAAATCTCCCTGGTTTTGTAGGGATGAGTGGTATTGAAACCCCAATTGCGGCTTAG
- a CDS encoding CHASE2 domain-containing protein encodes MTKATFIKDKSYRDTGFNKNWWRIILATSLGVTALVWGVRELKWLQSWELKAYDKILRSRPVESLDSRILLVTITEEDLAKQGGNLSDNTINQLLIKLKSHQARVIALNIYRPEQKNLASGIDNKSNIIAACLSSSMGRSEIPPPQNFPQENIGYNDLVSDIEEDQIVRRALLFSEPNDSKCNTQFSFAALAAIFYLEQMGIHPDFAKDKFYLGKTVFPILSPDAGSYQGVDAMGYQILLNYRHPEHLAKTVTLTAILNNQVDPNLVKDRLVMIGTTASSIHPGLYTPYSAAPGQPTRTPSIFIHAQVASQLLSTVLDGRPLIWYWPDWAELVWLWVWSLVGGVLGWKIRHPLLFIVVGCTVLAGLVLICAGFFLQSGWIPLIPPALSLVISGAGVMTYTTYRTQQQTKLIMLQVEKQQEVIEQLSILLKESTTTADTTAVYDQHSHHNSSITKAEKSTGDLLLGGRYCISSVLGAGGFGRTYLAQDTQRPGNPTCVVKKLMPARRDTRFLQVARRLFTTEAEILESLGKHPQIPALLAYFEAEEEFYLVEEYIAGHTLSEELPPVTGLQSEAFVVEMIKGVLEILAFVHEHLVIHRDVKPTNIIRSAADNRLVLIDFGAVKMMQPPTDERTELATVAIGTRGYAPPEQFAGHPRLASDIYAVGMMGIQALTGILPQELPPDQETGNVIWRDNATVSEELAVILDKMVRYHFSDRYQSAAAVLQDLDRISNLIQTSSIS; translated from the coding sequence ATGACTAAAGCCACGTTCATCAAGGACAAGAGTTATCGTGACACTGGTTTTAATAAGAACTGGTGGCGGATAATTTTGGCTACTAGTTTAGGTGTTACGGCTTTGGTGTGGGGGGTGAGAGAACTTAAGTGGTTGCAGTCTTGGGAGTTAAAAGCCTATGACAAAATTTTGCGATCGCGTCCAGTAGAATCCCTCGATTCTCGAATTTTGCTAGTCACGATTACTGAAGAGGATTTAGCAAAACAGGGTGGAAATTTATCAGATAATACCATCAATCAACTTTTAATTAAATTAAAATCTCATCAAGCGCGTGTCATTGCTCTTAATATTTATCGACCAGAGCAGAAAAATTTAGCATCGGGAATAGATAATAAAAGTAATATTATTGCTGCTTGTTTATCAAGTAGTATGGGTAGGTCAGAAATACCACCACCGCAAAATTTCCCTCAAGAAAACATTGGTTATAACGATTTAGTTTCTGATATTGAAGAAGACCAAATTGTCCGGCGTGCTTTATTATTTTCTGAACCCAATGATAGTAAATGTAATACACAATTTTCATTTGCAGCTTTAGCAGCTATTTTCTATTTAGAACAAATGGGGATTCACCCAGATTTTGCTAAAGATAAGTTTTATCTTGGTAAAACAGTCTTTCCCATCCTGTCACCTGATGCTGGTAGCTATCAAGGTGTAGATGCAATGGGTTATCAAATCTTACTCAACTACCGTCATCCTGAGCATTTAGCTAAAACAGTTACTCTCACAGCAATCTTGAACAATCAAGTTGACCCTAACTTGGTTAAAGACCGCTTGGTAATGATTGGTACGACGGCTTCTAGTATTCATCCTGGTTTATATACACCCTACAGTGCAGCACCAGGACAACCAACGAGAACACCTTCAATTTTTATCCACGCACAGGTAGCTAGTCAGCTACTCAGCACAGTATTGGATGGAAGACCCCTAATTTGGTACTGGCCTGACTGGGCTGAATTAGTTTGGCTTTGGGTTTGGTCATTAGTAGGTGGTGTTCTGGGATGGAAAATACGACATCCGTTGTTATTTATAGTAGTTGGATGTACGGTCTTAGCTGGTTTGGTGCTGATTTGTGCTGGTTTTTTCCTACAATCTGGATGGATACCTTTGATTCCCCCAGCTTTAAGTTTAGTTATTAGTGGTGCAGGGGTAATGACTTACACTACTTACCGCACTCAGCAGCAAACTAAGCTGATCATGTTGCAAGTTGAGAAACAACAGGAGGTAATTGAACAGTTAAGCATCCTCTTGAAGGAAAGTACAACAACAGCAGATACTACGGCAGTTTATGACCAACATTCCCACCATAATTCCTCTATTACTAAAGCAGAAAAATCGACTGGTGATTTGTTATTAGGTGGTCGTTATTGTATCTCTAGTGTGTTGGGCGCGGGTGGATTTGGTCGTACTTATTTAGCACAGGATACTCAACGTCCAGGAAATCCTACTTGTGTGGTGAAAAAATTAATGCCTGCACGCCGAGATACAAGGTTTTTGCAAGTGGCGCGGCGATTATTTACTACAGAAGCAGAAATTTTAGAGTCTTTGGGTAAACATCCACAAATCCCAGCGCTACTTGCTTATTTTGAAGCTGAAGAAGAATTTTATTTAGTAGAAGAATATATTGCTGGACACACTTTGAGTGAGGAGTTACCACCTGTAACGGGTTTACAGAGTGAAGCTTTTGTTGTGGAAATGATCAAAGGTGTATTAGAAATTTTAGCATTTGTCCACGAACATTTAGTAATTCATCGGGATGTCAAACCTACTAATATTATCAGGTCGGCTGCGGATAATCGCTTAGTATTAATTGATTTTGGGGCGGTGAAAATGATGCAGCCGCCAACAGATGAAAGAACAGAATTGGCGACAGTAGCTATTGGTACGCGAGGCTATGCACCACCAGAACAATTCGCCGGACATCCCCGCTTGGCTAGCGATATTTACGCTGTGGGGATGATGGGGATTCAAGCCCTCACAGGGATACTACCCCAAGAACTGCCACCAGACCAGGAAACGGGAAATGTAATCTGGCGAGACAACGCAACGGTAAGTGAAGAACTGGCAGTAATTTTAGATAAAATGGTGCGTTACCATTTTAGCGATCGCTATCAATCGGCTGCGGCTGTCTTACAAGATTTAGATCGCATCTCTAACTTGATACAGACATCATCGATTTCCTAA
- a CDS encoding pyridoxamine 5'-phosphate oxidase family protein, translated as MVRKFGEIAFTPEVQAAQEERGSRETYERYITNGPANDTVTPKIAEFIGQLEGFYLGTVSSNGYPYIQFRGGPPGFLKVLDENTLGFADFLGNVQYITVGNLSGNDKAFLFLMDYRHRRRIKIWGRAEYIEGESSLLEQVRVPDYPAQVERAIIFHVEATSENCPQHIPIRYSETEVAAMLAPLQNRIAELEQQLQHLSIG; from the coding sequence ATGGTACGTAAATTCGGCGAAATCGCCTTCACTCCAGAAGTACAAGCCGCCCAGGAAGAACGAGGCTCACGGGAGACTTATGAGCGCTATATTACCAATGGCCCTGCTAATGATACTGTCACACCCAAGATTGCAGAATTTATTGGTCAACTCGAAGGTTTTTATTTAGGAACAGTCAGTTCTAATGGCTACCCCTACATTCAATTTCGTGGAGGCCCGCCTGGGTTCCTCAAGGTGTTAGATGAAAATACGTTAGGCTTTGCTGATTTTTTAGGTAATGTGCAGTACATTACTGTTGGGAATCTATCTGGTAATGATAAAGCCTTTCTATTTTTGATGGATTATCGCCATCGCCGACGCATCAAGATTTGGGGTAGAGCCGAATACATTGAAGGCGAATCTAGTTTACTAGAACAAGTGCGAGTTCCCGATTATCCGGCGCAGGTGGAACGGGCAATTATTTTTCATGTCGAAGCTACAAGTGAGAACTGTCCTCAACACATTCCCATCCGCTATTCCGAAACAGAAGTTGCAGCTATGTTAGCTCCTTTACAAAATCGAATTGCTGAATTGGAACAGCAGTTACAGCATTTGTCCATAGGTTAA